The Syngnathus typhle isolate RoL2023-S1 ecotype Sweden linkage group LG6, RoL_Styp_1.0, whole genome shotgun sequence genome has a window encoding:
- the bicra gene encoding BRD4-interacting chromatin-remodeling complex-associated protein isoform X3, producing MDDEDGRCLLDVICDPEALNDFLHGSETHLDTDDLLDGSGDPASSFFSATGGHVPEVQPTVQLSANEATGLPRVSVDLDFLEDDDILGGSPDGEGGSNGIGTNHEPCDILQQSLAEANITEQSLQEANAELDLESFGISALPQVVQTLPNAGLSGAAGATVGVGISVGGATTAIFPGSAQSATSTPPNATADMLGSVLAQQGLQLQPQVMNKAISVQPFMQPVGLGNVTLQSISSLQTLPNGSQSGHLGIGQIQVVGQPTVMTINQSGQPILAKAMGSYQLHQSGPEVSGATTQTGLGASGGGLLIQSNKTTLGSPSLNGPPTVVSSTNSTSSGTMTAPAGLLGFGSTSLSSGMPPQSQTQGQIMHNVIIQRTPTPIQPKPPQGGALQTKLFKPQQQQQLQQQQQQPTSQNLQNDTTKALGLQQIPVSAAQNVTFLTGKPGSNVVLSTQAATQGSQFQQTLFKQQAAQAAGKPLSVHLLNQSGSIVIPSQTVLQGQNHQFLLPQLQAGGQILTQHPGGHIITSQGPGGQLIANQILTANQNINLGQVLTSQGHPGAAHILSGPIQLQPGQMGTPTLFQMPVSLAQTQAQTQTHTVSGHGPTVIQGMPIQNSLTMLGQVEGLSPAVSLQPALQAQPGGVPSSSSCSSSSSVSGAATMAATITQGQPAECITVLGSATDQAAQQASILSMQQAPPAITAVSSSAPSMSLSSPVTAVGLVSHQAQHSPGRLLFTNQGSSMILSQESLQMFLQQVPSSGHQQPLKIQSMSPSPALSGHATAPPVADSPQPSQSPLTLSQHIQSPHHQQSRPPSQPQPASQTPSRSCTPSSHPPPLFIVHNQVAEAPSQPQVAQPQPTQIQVQLLPQPRPASQPAPYHQQEQPPMSQSPKPQLVHSFSAPPAGAVPPAVLKAHVPVHSLTADQQQHLALLGSQIQTLSAISQPSLQQKQLLDKLHQIQQSILLQVKQPAQAQVQAQAQALPPAGSQFSLQQDVPVDKAAIASSASAATPAQLSSALQPTSVLITSPATASSDLQVVSGVPGQAGAKVNQSIAPVSLTQPAQPKPGVIGSGGGMSHGKGGMQIHVLGTNVTQMPAPQPPALLQPQTTAKMPFTAEPSKEARLLEQLRKHQGLVLHPNYSAPFVSFGDTLNRLLPYHLYQGTAISSQDYQKVDDEFESVSSQLLKRTQAMLDKYRYLLFSESKQRLGPSAEMVMIDRMFIQEEKLALSQDRILAKERPEEFVANARLLESLAASQHKSPPAEPTSNVTGVTVAAAAQPPPPESAPPIPAVASHVPPKLPPAPSVSPAPTPAPVAGPPTASFPPTKLVIKQGGGGASVSWSSSCAPPPSGSEPTSQSPYLSRTPASSSSSFFSSSNSKMDDDDDDALPQRTSKPPIKTYEARRRIGLKLKIKQDQTGFGKVVHNTALDPVHTSQPNTPKSQPPSTPTPAGVIRTQSPVSVTTTTTQSNPSQSSSSVQMNGTLEHHNPASATPAPSQTTCRLPLRKTYRENVSPRVRPGVPGGGGDDDSAPYPTPTHERTVIASVKVEKRGQDPDSGLDHVADVFNHAVKGVKGIGEDRSEQDADFPKYKRTGGKTKQRQAGTFRMDQHAPGPPSPEFPSLPAKRSKSDSPDMDNASFSSGSPPDDSLNEHLQCAIDSILNLQQEPTLRGHHHRKGGNGRTHSRSAPPHRPSVPPSSSSASSSLAQHPQVGGRGHNGSLVPQTQSR from the exons ATGGATGATGAAGACGGCAGGTGCCTTCTCGATGTGATTTG TGACCCGGAAGCTCTCAATGACTTTCTTCATGGATCTGAGACCCAT TTGGACACTGACGACCTTTTGGATGGTTCGGGTGATCCCGCCAGCTCATTCTTCTCCGCCACCGGG GGCCACGTTCCAGAGGTCCAGCCTACAGTTCAGCTCTCGGCCAATGAGGCCACGGGTCTGCCCAGAGTCAGCGTTGACCTGGACTTCCTGGAGGATGACGACATCCTGGGCGGATCCCCCGACGGGGAAGGCGGGAGCAACGGCATCGGGACCAACCACGAGCCCTGCGACATCCTGCAGCAGAGCTTGGCCGAAGCTAACATCACCGAGCAGAGTTTACAAGAAGCCAATGCGGAGCTGGACCTGGAATCGTTTGGCATTTCCGCTCTTCCGCAGGTGGTTCAGACGCTGCCCAACGCCGGCCTCTCTGGAGCGGCGGGCGCGACTGTCGGCGTAGGCATCAGCGTCGGGGGGGCGACGACGGCCATATTCCCTGGCTCGGCCCAAAGTGCCACGTCCACTCCCCCGAACGCCACCGCCGACATGCTGGGCTCTGTGCTGGCTCAGCAAGGTCTTCAGCTCCAACCGCAGGTTATGAACAAGGCTATCAGCGTTCAGCCCTTCATGCAGCCCGTGGGCCTCGGGAACGTGACGCTTCAGTCCATTTCGAGTCTTCAAACTCTCCCGAACGGGAGCCAGTCTGGACATTTGGGGATTGGACAGATTCAGGTTGTGGGCCAACCCACCGTCATGACTATCAATCAGTCCGGGCAGCCCATTCTGGCCAAAGCGATGGGAAGCTACCAGCTGCACCAGTCCGGGCCGGAGGTTTCAGGGGCGACGACTCAGACTGGGCTCGGGGCATCGGGAGGTGGACTTCTCATCCAAAGCAACAAAACCACGTTGGGTTCGCCATCTTTAAATGGACCGCCCACGGTTGTTAGCAGTACAAACAGTACCAGTAGCGGCACCATGACCGCACCTGCTGGACTTCTGGGCTTTGGAAGTACATCCCTAAGTTCAGGAATGCCGCCCCAATCTCAAACTCAAGGCCAAATCATGCACAACGTGATTATCCAGCGCACACCGACTCCCATTCAGCCTAAACCTCCTCAAGGAGGAGCCCTCCAAACAAAACTTTTCAAgccgcagcagcaacaacagctgcagcagcaacagcagcagccgaCGTCCCAAAACCTGCAGAACGACACCACCAAGGCCCTCGGGCTGCAACAAATTCCTGTTTCTGCAGCTCAGAATGTAACGTTTCTGACTGGAAAACCAGGCTCAAATGTCGTACTCAGCACCCAAGCCGCCACACAAGGCTCGCAGTTCCAGCAAACCTTGTTCAAGCAACAGGCGGCGCAAGCGGCCGGCAAACCGCTCAGCGTACACTTGTTAAACCAATCGGGCAGCATCGTTATTCCCTCCCAGACGGTTCTGCAAGGTCAGAATCATCAGTTCCTCCTGCCACAGTTGCAAGCGGGCGGGCAGATCCTGACCCAGCACCCCGGGGGCCACATCATAACCAGTCAGGGCCCTGGTGGCCAGCTCATTGCTAACCAGATTTTAACAGCCAACCAGAACATCAACTTGGGTCAGGTTTTGACTTCCCAGGGACATCCCGGAGCAGCCCACATTCTATCCGGACCCATTCAGCTTCAGCCTGGTCAGATGGGCACACCCACCCTGTTTCAGATGCCCGTCTCGTTGGCTCAGACGCAGGCCCAGACGCAGACCCACACCGTCTCGGGGCACGGTCCAACGGTCATCCAGGGCATGCCTATCCAGAACTCCCTGACCATGCTCGGTCAGGTGGAGGGCTTGAGCCCGGCGGTCAGCCTTCAGCCGGCTCTGCAAGCCCAGCCAGGTGGAGTCCCTAGCAGCAGCAGTTGTAGTAGCAGCAGTAGCGTAAGCGGAGCGGCCACCATGGCAGCCACCATCACGCAAGGGCAGCCGGCAGAGTGCATCACAGTTCTGGGGAGCGCCACCGACCAGGCCGCCCAGCAGGCCTCGATCCTCTCCATGCAGCAAGCTCCTCCCGCAATCACCGCCGTATCGTCCTCCGCTCCGTCCATGTCCCTGTCTTCGCCAGTGACTGCGGTCGGGCTGGTCTCGCACCAGGCTCAGCACAGCCCGGGGAGGCTTTTGTTCACCAACCAGGGCTCCAGCATGATCCTGAGCCAGGAGTCTCTGCAGATGTTCCTTCAGCAG GTGCCCTCCAGTGGACATCAGCAGCCCTTAAAGATCCAGAGTATGTCCCCCTCGCCAGCCTTGAGCGGTCACgccacggcgccccctgtggccGACAGCCCGCAGCCCTCGCAGTCGCCGCTGACTCTCAGCCAACACATCCAGTCGCCGCACCACCAGCAGTCGCGTCCTCCCTCGCAGCCCCAGCCGGCGTCGCAAACGCCCTCCCGCTCCTGCACGCCCTCGTCACACCCGCCGCCCCTCTTCATCGTCCACAACCAAGTCGCCGAGGCCCCCTCGCAGCCTCAGGTGGCCCAGCCGCAACCGACCCAGATCCAAGTCCAGCTCCTCCCTCAGCCGCGGCCCGCTTCCCAGCCGGCACCTTACCATCAACAGGAGCAGCCTCCCATGTCGCAGTCGCCCAAGCCCCAGCTAGTGCACTCTTTCTCCGCCCCTCCCGCTGGCGCGGTGCCACCGGCCGTGTTAAAAGCCCACGTCCCCGTCCACAGCCTGACGGCGGATCAGCAGCAGCACCTGGCGCTGTTGGGATCGCAAATCCAGACGCTGTCGGCCATCAGCCAGCCCTCGCTGCAGCAGAAGCAGCTGCTGGATAAGCTCCACCAG ATCCAGCAAAGCATCCTGCTGCAGGTCAAGCAGCCGGCTCAGGCTCAAGTGCAAGCTCAGGCCCAGGCTCTTCCTCCAGCCGGCAGCCAGTTCAGCTTGCAGCAAGACGTGCCTGTGGATAAAGCGGCGATCGCATCATCGGCCAGTGCAGCCACACCCGCTCAGCTGTCCTCGGCGCTGCAGCCCACCTCTGTGCTCATTACAAGTCCCGCTACAG CCTCAAGTGACTTACAGGTAGTCTCAGGAGTCCCGGGACAAGCTGGAGCCAAGGTGAATCAGAGTATCGCTCCCGTGAGCCTTACACAGCCTGCACAG CCAAAGCCTGGAGTGATCGGCTCGGGTGGAGGAATGTCTCATGGTAAAGGTGGCATGCAGATCCACGTGTTAGGTACCAATGTCACCCAAATGCCTGCTCCACAACCTCCAGCTCTTCTACAACCTCAA ACAACAGCAAAGATGCCTTTCACTGCAGAGCCAAGCAAAGAAGCCAG gttgctGGAGCAGCTGAGGAAACATCAAGGCTTGGTGCTTCACCCAAATTACAGCGCTCCCTTCGTCTCCTTCGGGGACACGCTAAACCGACTGCTGCCTTACCATCTCTACCAGGGAACGGCCATTTCCTCTCAAGATTATCAGAAAG TGGATGATGAATTTGAGAGCGTCTCCTCCCAGCTGCTGAAGAGAACGCAAGCCATGCTTGATAAATATCGATACCTGCTCTTTTCCGAGTCAAAG CAGAGACTTGGCCCCTCGGCAGAGATGGTGATGATCGACCGCATGTTCATCCAGGAGGAAAAGCTGGCCTTGAGCCAGGACCGGATTTTGGCCAAGGAGAGACCAG AGGAGTTTGTGGCTAATGCTCGTCTGTTGGAGAGTTTAGCTGCGTCCCAACACAAGTCCCCTCCGGCCgagcccacctccaacgtcacTGGTGTCACCGTGGCCGCCGCTGCCCAGCCACCGCCGCCGGAATCCGCACCTCCCATTCCGGCTGTAGCTTCCCACGTCCCACCGAAACTCCCTCCCGCCCCGAGCGTGTCTCCAGCGCCGACTCCCGCTCCTGTCGCTGGCCCCCCTACCGCCTCCTTCCCTCCGACAAAATTGGTCATAaagcagggtggggggggggcctcGGTGTCGTGGTCCAGTAGCTGCGCCCCTCCTCCGAGTGGGTCTGAACCGACAAGCCAGAGCCCTTACTTATCGCGTACCCctgcgtcgtcgtcgtcgtcgttctTTTCCTCCTCCAACTCTAAAAtggacgacgatgacgacgacgcgCTCCCGCAGAGGACCAGCAAGCCGCCCATCAAAACCTACGAGGCTCGGAGAAGGATCGGCTTGAAGCTGAAGATCAAGCAGGACCAAACGGGCTTCGGTAAGGTGGTCCACAACACAGCCTTAGACCCCGTGCACACGTCTCAGCCCAACACTCCCAAATCCCAACCCCCGTCCACTCCCACGCCCGCCGGGGTCATCAGGACCCAGTCTCCCGTGTCGGTCACCACGACGACCACACAGTCCAACCCATCCCAGAGCTCGTCCTCCGTGCAAATGAACGGCACCCTGGAGCACCACAACCCGGCCTCCGCCACCCCCGCGCCCTCGCAAACCACCTGCCGCCTCCCCCTCCGAAAGACTTACCGGGAAAACGTCAGCCCTCGGGTTCGGCCGGGGGTCCCGGGCGGCGGCGGGGACGACGACTCGGCGCCctaccccacccccacccacgaGAGGACAGTCATAGCCAGCGTGAAGGTGGAGAAACGAGGTCAGGACCCCGACTCGGGCTTGGACCACGTGGCTGACGTGTTCAACCACGCCGTCAAGGGGGTGAAAGGAATCGGGGAGGATCGCTCGGAGCAGGACGCCGACTTCCCCAAATACAAGCGGACCGGTGGGAAAACCAAACAGAGACAAGCGGGAACTTTTAGGATGGACCAGCACGCGCCGGGGCCCCCTTCGCCGGAGTTCCCTTCGCTCCCCGCCAAGCGCAGTAAGTCTGATTCGCCCGACATGGACAACGCCAGCTTCTCCAGCGGCAGCCCCCCCGACGACTCCCTCAACGAACATTTGCAATGCGCCATCGACAGCATCCTCAACCTACAGCAGGAGCCCACGCTACGGGGGCACCACCACCGCAAGGGGGGCAACGGCCGGACGCATTCACGCTCGGCCCCCCCGCACAGACCCTCGGTGCCCCCGTCGTCTTCCTCCGCCTCGTCCTCCCTGGCCCAGCATCCTCAGGTCGGCGGCCGCGGCCACAATGGCAGCCTGGTGCCGCAGACTCAGAGCAGATAA
- the bicra gene encoding BRD4-interacting chromatin-remodeling complex-associated protein isoform X2 has protein sequence MDDEDGRCLLDVICDPEALNDFLHGSETHGHVPEVQPTVQLSANEATGLPRVSVDLDFLEDDDILGGSPDGEGGSNGIGTNHEPCDILQQSLAEANITEQSLQEANAELDLESFGISALPQVVQTLPNAGLSGAAGATVGVGISVGGATTAIFPGSAQSATSTPPNATADMLGSVLAQQGLQLQPQVMNKAISVQPFMQPVGLGNVTLQSISSLQTLPNGSQSGHLGIGQIQVVGQPTVMTINQSGQPILAKAMGSYQLHQSGPEVSGATTQTGLGASGGGLLIQSNKTTLGSPSLNGPPTVVSSTNSTSSGTMTAPAGLLGFGSTSLSSGMPPQSQTQGQIMHNVIIQRTPTPIQPKPPQGGALQTKLFKPQQQQQLQQQQQQPTSQNLQNDTTKALGLQQIPVSAAQNVTFLTGKPGSNVVLSTQAATQGSQFQQTLFKQQAAQAAGKPLSVHLLNQSGSIVIPSQTVLQGQNHQFLLPQLQAGGQILTQHPGGHIITSQGPGGQLIANQILTANQNINLGQVLTSQGHPGAAHILSGPIQLQPGQMGTPTLFQMPVSLAQTQAQTQTHTVSGHGPTVIQGMPIQNSLTMLGQVEGLSPAVSLQPALQAQPGGVPSSSSCSSSSSVSGAATMAATITQGQPAECITVLGSATDQAAQQASILSMQQAPPAITAVSSSAPSMSLSSPVTAVGLVSHQAQHSPGRLLFTNQGSSMILSQESLQMFLQQPENREGESTPSVGVPASVIVSGLGVTAPPHTVRDSQLSDSLVGRSPPVLKQVPSSGHQQPLKIQSMSPSPALSGHATAPPVADSPQPSQSPLTLSQHIQSPHHQQSRPPSQPQPASQTPSRSCTPSSHPPPLFIVHNQVAEAPSQPQVAQPQPTQIQVQLLPQPRPASQPAPYHQQEQPPMSQSPKPQLVHSFSAPPAGAVPPAVLKAHVPVHSLTADQQQHLALLGSQIQTLSAISQPSLQQKQLLDKLHQIQQSILLQVKQPAQAQVQAQAQALPPAGSQFSLQQDVPVDKAAIASSASAATPAQLSSALQPTSVLITSPATASSDLQVVSGVPGQAGAKVNQSIAPVSLTQPAQPKPGVIGSGGGMSHGKGGMQIHVLGTNVTQMPAPQPPALLQPQTTAKMPFTAEPSKEARLLEQLRKHQGLVLHPNYSAPFVSFGDTLNRLLPYHLYQGTAISSQDYQKVDDEFESVSSQLLKRTQAMLDKYRYLLFSESKQRLGPSAEMVMIDRMFIQEEKLALSQDRILAKERPEEFVANARLLESLAASQHKSPPAEPTSNVTGVTVAAAAQPPPPESAPPIPAVASHVPPKLPPAPSVSPAPTPAPVAGPPTASFPPTKLVIKQGGGGASVSWSSSCAPPPSGSEPTSQSPYLSRTPASSSSSFFSSSNSKMDDDDDDALPQRTSKPPIKTYEARRRIGLKLKIKQDQTGFGKVVHNTALDPVHTSQPNTPKSQPPSTPTPAGVIRTQSPVSVTTTTTQSNPSQSSSSVQMNGTLEHHNPASATPAPSQTTCRLPLRKTYRENVSPRVRPGVPGGGGDDDSAPYPTPTHERTVIASVKVEKRGQDPDSGLDHVADVFNHAVKGVKGIGEDRSEQDADFPKYKRTGGKTKQRQAGTFRMDQHAPGPPSPEFPSLPAKRSKSDSPDMDNASFSSGSPPDDSLNEHLQCAIDSILNLQQEPTLRGHHHRKGGNGRTHSRSAPPHRPSVPPSSSSASSSLAQHPQVGGRGHNGSLVPQTQSR, from the exons ATGGATGATGAAGACGGCAGGTGCCTTCTCGATGTGATTTG TGACCCGGAAGCTCTCAATGACTTTCTTCATGGATCTGAGACCCAT GGCCACGTTCCAGAGGTCCAGCCTACAGTTCAGCTCTCGGCCAATGAGGCCACGGGTCTGCCCAGAGTCAGCGTTGACCTGGACTTCCTGGAGGATGACGACATCCTGGGCGGATCCCCCGACGGGGAAGGCGGGAGCAACGGCATCGGGACCAACCACGAGCCCTGCGACATCCTGCAGCAGAGCTTGGCCGAAGCTAACATCACCGAGCAGAGTTTACAAGAAGCCAATGCGGAGCTGGACCTGGAATCGTTTGGCATTTCCGCTCTTCCGCAGGTGGTTCAGACGCTGCCCAACGCCGGCCTCTCTGGAGCGGCGGGCGCGACTGTCGGCGTAGGCATCAGCGTCGGGGGGGCGACGACGGCCATATTCCCTGGCTCGGCCCAAAGTGCCACGTCCACTCCCCCGAACGCCACCGCCGACATGCTGGGCTCTGTGCTGGCTCAGCAAGGTCTTCAGCTCCAACCGCAGGTTATGAACAAGGCTATCAGCGTTCAGCCCTTCATGCAGCCCGTGGGCCTCGGGAACGTGACGCTTCAGTCCATTTCGAGTCTTCAAACTCTCCCGAACGGGAGCCAGTCTGGACATTTGGGGATTGGACAGATTCAGGTTGTGGGCCAACCCACCGTCATGACTATCAATCAGTCCGGGCAGCCCATTCTGGCCAAAGCGATGGGAAGCTACCAGCTGCACCAGTCCGGGCCGGAGGTTTCAGGGGCGACGACTCAGACTGGGCTCGGGGCATCGGGAGGTGGACTTCTCATCCAAAGCAACAAAACCACGTTGGGTTCGCCATCTTTAAATGGACCGCCCACGGTTGTTAGCAGTACAAACAGTACCAGTAGCGGCACCATGACCGCACCTGCTGGACTTCTGGGCTTTGGAAGTACATCCCTAAGTTCAGGAATGCCGCCCCAATCTCAAACTCAAGGCCAAATCATGCACAACGTGATTATCCAGCGCACACCGACTCCCATTCAGCCTAAACCTCCTCAAGGAGGAGCCCTCCAAACAAAACTTTTCAAgccgcagcagcaacaacagctgcagcagcaacagcagcagccgaCGTCCCAAAACCTGCAGAACGACACCACCAAGGCCCTCGGGCTGCAACAAATTCCTGTTTCTGCAGCTCAGAATGTAACGTTTCTGACTGGAAAACCAGGCTCAAATGTCGTACTCAGCACCCAAGCCGCCACACAAGGCTCGCAGTTCCAGCAAACCTTGTTCAAGCAACAGGCGGCGCAAGCGGCCGGCAAACCGCTCAGCGTACACTTGTTAAACCAATCGGGCAGCATCGTTATTCCCTCCCAGACGGTTCTGCAAGGTCAGAATCATCAGTTCCTCCTGCCACAGTTGCAAGCGGGCGGGCAGATCCTGACCCAGCACCCCGGGGGCCACATCATAACCAGTCAGGGCCCTGGTGGCCAGCTCATTGCTAACCAGATTTTAACAGCCAACCAGAACATCAACTTGGGTCAGGTTTTGACTTCCCAGGGACATCCCGGAGCAGCCCACATTCTATCCGGACCCATTCAGCTTCAGCCTGGTCAGATGGGCACACCCACCCTGTTTCAGATGCCCGTCTCGTTGGCTCAGACGCAGGCCCAGACGCAGACCCACACCGTCTCGGGGCACGGTCCAACGGTCATCCAGGGCATGCCTATCCAGAACTCCCTGACCATGCTCGGTCAGGTGGAGGGCTTGAGCCCGGCGGTCAGCCTTCAGCCGGCTCTGCAAGCCCAGCCAGGTGGAGTCCCTAGCAGCAGCAGTTGTAGTAGCAGCAGTAGCGTAAGCGGAGCGGCCACCATGGCAGCCACCATCACGCAAGGGCAGCCGGCAGAGTGCATCACAGTTCTGGGGAGCGCCACCGACCAGGCCGCCCAGCAGGCCTCGATCCTCTCCATGCAGCAAGCTCCTCCCGCAATCACCGCCGTATCGTCCTCCGCTCCGTCCATGTCCCTGTCTTCGCCAGTGACTGCGGTCGGGCTGGTCTCGCACCAGGCTCAGCACAGCCCGGGGAGGCTTTTGTTCACCAACCAGGGCTCCAGCATGATCCTGAGCCAGGAGTCTCTGCAGATGTTCCTTCAGCAG CCGGAGAACAGAGAGGGCGAATCGACCCCCTCGGTGGGGGTCCCTGCGTCCGTAATCGTCAGCGGCCTCGGCGTCACAGCTCCACCCCACACTGTCCGTGACAGCCAATTAAGTGATTCGTTGGTGGGTCGCAGCCCCCCAGTGTTAAAGCAG GTGCCCTCCAGTGGACATCAGCAGCCCTTAAAGATCCAGAGTATGTCCCCCTCGCCAGCCTTGAGCGGTCACgccacggcgccccctgtggccGACAGCCCGCAGCCCTCGCAGTCGCCGCTGACTCTCAGCCAACACATCCAGTCGCCGCACCACCAGCAGTCGCGTCCTCCCTCGCAGCCCCAGCCGGCGTCGCAAACGCCCTCCCGCTCCTGCACGCCCTCGTCACACCCGCCGCCCCTCTTCATCGTCCACAACCAAGTCGCCGAGGCCCCCTCGCAGCCTCAGGTGGCCCAGCCGCAACCGACCCAGATCCAAGTCCAGCTCCTCCCTCAGCCGCGGCCCGCTTCCCAGCCGGCACCTTACCATCAACAGGAGCAGCCTCCCATGTCGCAGTCGCCCAAGCCCCAGCTAGTGCACTCTTTCTCCGCCCCTCCCGCTGGCGCGGTGCCACCGGCCGTGTTAAAAGCCCACGTCCCCGTCCACAGCCTGACGGCGGATCAGCAGCAGCACCTGGCGCTGTTGGGATCGCAAATCCAGACGCTGTCGGCCATCAGCCAGCCCTCGCTGCAGCAGAAGCAGCTGCTGGATAAGCTCCACCAG ATCCAGCAAAGCATCCTGCTGCAGGTCAAGCAGCCGGCTCAGGCTCAAGTGCAAGCTCAGGCCCAGGCTCTTCCTCCAGCCGGCAGCCAGTTCAGCTTGCAGCAAGACGTGCCTGTGGATAAAGCGGCGATCGCATCATCGGCCAGTGCAGCCACACCCGCTCAGCTGTCCTCGGCGCTGCAGCCCACCTCTGTGCTCATTACAAGTCCCGCTACAG CCTCAAGTGACTTACAGGTAGTCTCAGGAGTCCCGGGACAAGCTGGAGCCAAGGTGAATCAGAGTATCGCTCCCGTGAGCCTTACACAGCCTGCACAG CCAAAGCCTGGAGTGATCGGCTCGGGTGGAGGAATGTCTCATGGTAAAGGTGGCATGCAGATCCACGTGTTAGGTACCAATGTCACCCAAATGCCTGCTCCACAACCTCCAGCTCTTCTACAACCTCAA ACAACAGCAAAGATGCCTTTCACTGCAGAGCCAAGCAAAGAAGCCAG gttgctGGAGCAGCTGAGGAAACATCAAGGCTTGGTGCTTCACCCAAATTACAGCGCTCCCTTCGTCTCCTTCGGGGACACGCTAAACCGACTGCTGCCTTACCATCTCTACCAGGGAACGGCCATTTCCTCTCAAGATTATCAGAAAG TGGATGATGAATTTGAGAGCGTCTCCTCCCAGCTGCTGAAGAGAACGCAAGCCATGCTTGATAAATATCGATACCTGCTCTTTTCCGAGTCAAAG CAGAGACTTGGCCCCTCGGCAGAGATGGTGATGATCGACCGCATGTTCATCCAGGAGGAAAAGCTGGCCTTGAGCCAGGACCGGATTTTGGCCAAGGAGAGACCAG AGGAGTTTGTGGCTAATGCTCGTCTGTTGGAGAGTTTAGCTGCGTCCCAACACAAGTCCCCTCCGGCCgagcccacctccaacgtcacTGGTGTCACCGTGGCCGCCGCTGCCCAGCCACCGCCGCCGGAATCCGCACCTCCCATTCCGGCTGTAGCTTCCCACGTCCCACCGAAACTCCCTCCCGCCCCGAGCGTGTCTCCAGCGCCGACTCCCGCTCCTGTCGCTGGCCCCCCTACCGCCTCCTTCCCTCCGACAAAATTGGTCATAaagcagggtggggggggggcctcGGTGTCGTGGTCCAGTAGCTGCGCCCCTCCTCCGAGTGGGTCTGAACCGACAAGCCAGAGCCCTTACTTATCGCGTACCCctgcgtcgtcgtcgtcgtcgttctTTTCCTCCTCCAACTCTAAAAtggacgacgatgacgacgacgcgCTCCCGCAGAGGACCAGCAAGCCGCCCATCAAAACCTACGAGGCTCGGAGAAGGATCGGCTTGAAGCTGAAGATCAAGCAGGACCAAACGGGCTTCGGTAAGGTGGTCCACAACACAGCCTTAGACCCCGTGCACACGTCTCAGCCCAACACTCCCAAATCCCAACCCCCGTCCACTCCCACGCCCGCCGGGGTCATCAGGACCCAGTCTCCCGTGTCGGTCACCACGACGACCACACAGTCCAACCCATCCCAGAGCTCGTCCTCCGTGCAAATGAACGGCACCCTGGAGCACCACAACCCGGCCTCCGCCACCCCCGCGCCCTCGCAAACCACCTGCCGCCTCCCCCTCCGAAAGACTTACCGGGAAAACGTCAGCCCTCGGGTTCGGCCGGGGGTCCCGGGCGGCGGCGGGGACGACGACTCGGCGCCctaccccacccccacccacgaGAGGACAGTCATAGCCAGCGTGAAGGTGGAGAAACGAGGTCAGGACCCCGACTCGGGCTTGGACCACGTGGCTGACGTGTTCAACCACGCCGTCAAGGGGGTGAAAGGAATCGGGGAGGATCGCTCGGAGCAGGACGCCGACTTCCCCAAATACAAGCGGACCGGTGGGAAAACCAAACAGAGACAAGCGGGAACTTTTAGGATGGACCAGCACGCGCCGGGGCCCCCTTCGCCGGAGTTCCCTTCGCTCCCCGCCAAGCGCAGTAAGTCTGATTCGCCCGACATGGACAACGCCAGCTTCTCCAGCGGCAGCCCCCCCGACGACTCCCTCAACGAACATTTGCAATGCGCCATCGACAGCATCCTCAACCTACAGCAGGAGCCCACGCTACGGGGGCACCACCACCGCAAGGGGGGCAACGGCCGGACGCATTCACGCTCGGCCCCCCCGCACAGACCCTCGGTGCCCCCGTCGTCTTCCTCCGCCTCGTCCTCCCTGGCCCAGCATCCTCAGGTCGGCGGCCGCGGCCACAATGGCAGCCTGGTGCCGCAGACTCAGAGCAGATAA